Proteins encoded in a region of the Raphanus sativus cultivar WK10039 chromosome 8, ASM80110v3, whole genome shotgun sequence genome:
- the LOC130498967 gene encoding uncharacterized protein LOC130498967, which translates to MIILQTVPPHDRVPSPLELTNRLRRTDTAQELRFEPGVRPRHVTELLRDKREAETETRLGKSLRSGEVDHGVGLEGDGRRRRRSGHGSEPGVEEPGEGGLGLVEEESAAEEERLPVVVESREGGERELRVAPDVGGVEDECVAEVGVVRPAGGIGPENVSVIVVVVFLQCVGERWILEVVAFQVVQDVLQTHHRGYRFRRDGVCDLAEARDNREELHRDDDDDDDCKTITLEPVLSTG; encoded by the coding sequence ATGATCATCCTCCAGACAGTACCTCCTCACGACAGAGTCCCAAGCCCCCTCGAACTCACCAACCGTCTCCGTCGCACGGACACAGCTCAAGAACTCCGATTCGAACCCGGGGTGAGACCGAGACACGTGACCGAGCTTCTCCGCGATAAGCGGGAGGCTGAAACGGAGACGCGCCTGGGGAAAAGCCTGAGAAGCGGCGAGGTGGATCACGGGGTCGGGCTCGAGGGTGacggaaggaggaggaggagaagcggACATGGCTCGGAGCCAGGAGTGGAAGAGCCAGGCGAGGGAGGATTGGGATTGGTTGAGGAGGAGAGCGCAGCCGAAGAGGAGAGGCTGCCCGTGGTGGTTGAATCCCGTGAAGGCGGCGAGAGGGAGCTGAGGGTTGCGCCTGACGTAGGTGGTGTCGAAGACGAGTGTGTCGCCGAAGTGGGCGTAGTTCGACCTGCAGGAGGGATCGGCCCAGAAAATGTTTCCGTTATTGTCGTCGTCGTTTTCCTCCAATGCGTAGGAGAAAGATGGATTCTCGAGGTGGTTGCGTTTCAGGTAGTTCAAGACGTGCTCCAGACTCATCATCGCGGGTATCGATTCCGCCGCGACGGAGTTTGTGACTTGGCAGAAGCGAGAGATAATCGAGAGGAACTGCacagagatgatgatgatgatgacgactgCAAGACTATAACCCTAGAACCTGTACTGTCGACGGGGTAA
- the LOC108822282 gene encoding protein FAR1-RELATED SEQUENCE 9, with the protein MTLEHVLNYLKRNHLENPSFSYALEQDDDNNGNIFWADPTCRSNYAHFGDTLVFDTAYVRRNPQLPLAAFTGFNHHGQPLLFGCALLLNQSQSSLSWLFHSWLQAMSASPPPPSITLEPDPVIHLAASQAFPQARLRFSLPLIIEKLGHLSRSHPGFESEFLSCVGATETVAEFEGAWDSVVRRYCLEDDHWVQSIYSVREQWVPVFIKDTFFGELCSSSDESFFHGFVDASTTLETVMTRCEEAVNSWRVKELREDYESANTAPVLKTSSPMEKQAAGVYTRAAFSRFQEELVEIPENPVSKMSDSTYRVGKFGGGHSVEFESGEVKASCSCRMFEYSGIVCRHILAVFSAGNVFTLPSRYILRRWTKEAKSGEFSSNGGCDESLTVCYENLRQEATKYVEEGAKSIQVYKAAVVALDEAAKKVAAAAAASSKTRGGDSSYRSEEAQETANGMNHPGVNELQCQGEKERTILELTAELERTGQRCEVYRANLLSVLRDLDEHKFQLSLKVQNARLSLKE; encoded by the coding sequence ATGACTCTGGAGCACGTCTTGAACTACCTGAAACGCAACCACCTCGAGAATCCATCTTTCTCCTACGCATTGGAGCAAGACGACGACAATAACGGAAACATTTTCTGGGCCGATCCCACCTGCAGGTCGAACTACGCCCACTTCGGCGACACACTCGTATTCGACACCGCCTACGTCAGGCGCAACCCTCAGCTCCCTCTCGCGGCCTTCACAGGCTTCAACCACCACGGCCAGCCTCTCCTCTTCGGCTGCGCTCTCCTCCTCAACCAATCCCAATCCTCCCTCTCCTGGCTCTTCCACTCCTGGCTCCAAGCCATGTCCGCTTCTCCCCCTCCTCCTTCAATCACCCTCGAGCCTGATCCCGTGATCCACCTCGCCGCTTCTCAGGCTTTCCCCCAGGCGCGTCTCCGTTTCAGCCTCCCTCTTATAATCGAGAAGCTCGGTCACCTGTCTCGGTCTCACCCCGGGTTCGAATCGGAGTTCTTGAGCTGTGTCGGCGCGACGGAGACGGTTGCTGAGTTCGAGGGGGCGTGGGACTCTGTCGTGAGGAGGTATTGTTTAGAGGATGATCACTGGGTTCAGTCTATTTATAGTGTGAGGGAACAGTGGGTTCCTGTTTTTATTAAAGACACGTTTTTCGGAGAGCTGTGTAGTAGTAGTGATGAGAGCTTTTTCCACGGGTTTGTGGACGCGTCGACGACGTTGGAGACGGTTATGACTCGGTGCGAGGAAGCTGTTAACAGCTGGCGTGTGAAGGAGCTGAGAGAGGATTACGAATCGGCTAACACTGCTCCGGTTTTGAAGACGAGTTCTCCCATGGAGAAGCAGGCTGCTGGAGTGTATACACGAGCGGCGTTTTCGAGGTTTCAGGAGGAGTTGGTTGAGATCCCTGAGAATCCTGTGAGTAAGATGAGTGATTCCACTTACCGTGTGGGGAAGTTCGGGGGAGGTCACAGTGTTGAGTTTGAGTCTGGTGAGGTGAAAGCTAGTTGCAGCTGTAGGATGTTTGAGTATTCGGGGATTGTTTGTAGACATATATTGGCTGTGTTCAGTGCTGGGAATGTTTTTACTCTTCCGTCTAGGTATATACTGAGGAGGTGGACCAAGGAAGCGAAGAGTGGCGAGTTTTCTTCAAACGGTGGTTGCGATGAATCTTTAACCGTCTGTTATGAGAATCTCCGCCAAGAAGCAACTAAGTATGTTGAGGAGGGAGCCAAGTCTATTCAGGTTTATAAAGCTGCAGTGGTTGCCTTGGATGAAGCTGCCAAGAaggttgctgctgctgctgctgcaagTAGTAAAACTAGAGGAGGGGATTCTTCTTACCGTTCTGAGGAGGCTCAAGAAACTGCCAATGGAATGAATCATCCTGGGGTTAACGAACTTCAGTGTCAGGGTGAAAAGGAGAGGACCATACTTGAGCTGACAGCTGAACTTGAGAGGACAGGTCAGCGATGCGAAGTGTATCGAGCAAACCTGTTGTCTGTTTTGAGAGATTTGGATGAACACAAGTTTCAGCTGTCTCTCAAGGTGCAAAACGCTAGGCTAAGCTTGAAAGAGTGA